A single window of Acidobacteriota bacterium DNA harbors:
- a CDS encoding winged helix-turn-helix domain-containing protein produces the protein MTCERNIRYCFEPGFALSLSMEALYRDGENLSLRPKTFETLRFLLQNPGRLVTKAELMEQVWSDAAVTDDVLVQSIADIRRALGDDARNPAFVQTVPRRGYIFMKKVRMEREREAESASPPPPDQSTRPVEQAVPAADGKARMGYLIPALLLIFTVVALALWQLLTLWNEDTRPQDRTHPLAMAVLPFDVRSDQEANQWLSMGLADMISTGLWNSPGLEVVSRRRLSEAGVEGPVSGKRAVEAVRRAGAERFISGHFYRLGDKIEINASLMDAVSGETAFTLRERLNSTDDIFQAVDAICLKVLQNLAVERGLHPPRGSDITEFTTPSLEAYRHYITGLDHFLRGGQNGAEQARLELEQAIQIDPSFAMAYFKLAQVEHWAASWGYSQGEAIQALSRALPFSDELPEKERLLLLGLKALWIDSSPDQALATWEELSERYPVFAAEAGIPSMIVRVLVARGELEQAIRHGEAQLGSAFLAADERSRLCASLAMGHRSWGDLEEAVELGQQAVRLWPLKEGSVYANQLINLGRFYIDVGQREKAYKCFQQARGPAVADAANLTDLGWGYYMAGDLEEALGLGQAALKVDPEYGNAHHLMGWIHLAQERYSQAAASLTWAFERTPPQFGWSFHGILEADLPALYYSGVAYQKLGKNNLASMIFNQVIKRCRDLRRAWKGKNRPALDVVQTHTYEGLALCRLGDYEDCLETVHRVPPEISRYYELSQHLARIYALLDRPQESLDWLEKSIQAGNRQFQHLRDNPDFDKLRTQPRFRRLVEIPDSSPRAGR, from the coding sequence ATGACCTGTGAACGCAACATTCGCTACTGCTTCGAACCAGGCTTCGCCCTGAGCCTGTCGATGGAAGCCCTCTACCGCGACGGAGAAAATCTCAGCCTGCGCCCCAAGACCTTCGAGACCCTGCGCTTCCTTCTGCAGAATCCCGGCCGCCTGGTCACCAAAGCCGAACTGATGGAGCAGGTCTGGTCGGACGCGGCCGTCACCGACGACGTGCTGGTGCAGAGCATTGCCGACATCCGCAGAGCGCTGGGAGATGACGCCCGCAACCCGGCCTTCGTGCAGACCGTCCCCCGACGCGGCTACATCTTCATGAAAAAGGTGCGGATGGAAAGAGAAAGAGAGGCGGAAAGCGCTTCACCGCCTCCTCCGGATCAATCGACCAGGCCGGTCGAGCAAGCGGTCCCGGCGGCCGACGGGAAAGCCCGCATGGGATACCTCATCCCGGCCCTGCTGCTGATTTTTACGGTGGTGGCGCTGGCCCTGTGGCAGTTGTTGACGCTGTGGAACGAGGACACCCGGCCACAAGACCGCACCCATCCTCTAGCCATGGCTGTGCTGCCATTCGACGTGCGATCCGATCAAGAGGCCAATCAATGGCTCAGCATGGGACTGGCCGACATGATCAGCACCGGCCTTTGGAACTCTCCCGGACTGGAGGTGGTCTCGCGGCGCCGTCTCAGCGAGGCCGGCGTGGAGGGTCCTGTGAGCGGGAAGCGGGCTGTAGAAGCCGTGCGCAGGGCCGGTGCCGAGCGCTTCATCAGCGGACACTTTTACCGCCTGGGCGACAAGATTGAGATCAACGCCTCGCTGATGGACGCCGTCAGCGGCGAAACCGCCTTCACCCTGCGCGAGCGGCTCAACTCCACCGACGATATCTTTCAGGCGGTGGACGCCATTTGTCTCAAGGTGTTGCAGAACCTGGCGGTTGAGCGCGGGCTGCATCCGCCCCGAGGCAGCGACATCACCGAGTTCACCACGCCCTCGCTGGAAGCCTACCGCCACTACATCACCGGACTCGACCACTTCCTGCGGGGCGGGCAAAACGGCGCTGAACAAGCCCGCCTGGAACTGGAGCAGGCCATTCAGATCGACCCCTCCTTCGCCATGGCCTACTTCAAGCTGGCCCAGGTCGAGCACTGGGCCGCCTCCTGGGGCTACAGTCAGGGCGAAGCCATTCAGGCCCTTTCCCGGGCATTGCCTTTCAGCGATGAACTCCCGGAGAAAGAGCGGCTGCTCCTGCTGGGCCTGAAGGCCCTGTGGATCGACAGCAGTCCCGACCAGGCATTGGCGACGTGGGAGGAATTGAGCGAACGCTATCCCGTCTTCGCCGCCGAAGCCGGAATCCCCAGCATGATCGTGCGGGTGCTGGTGGCGCGGGGCGAACTGGAGCAGGCCATCCGTCATGGCGAAGCCCAGTTGGGCAGCGCCTTTCTGGCCGCCGACGAGCGCTCCCGCCTGTGTGCCTCCCTGGCCATGGGCCACCGAAGTTGGGGCGATTTGGAAGAGGCGGTGGAACTGGGCCAGCAGGCCGTACGCCTGTGGCCTCTCAAGGAAGGCAGCGTCTACGCCAACCAACTCATCAACCTGGGACGCTTCTACATCGACGTTGGGCAACGGGAAAAGGCCTACAAGTGCTTTCAGCAGGCCCGCGGGCCGGCCGTCGCCGACGCGGCCAACCTGACCGACCTGGGCTGGGGATACTACATGGCAGGCGACCTCGAGGAGGCGCTGGGATTGGGCCAGGCGGCCCTCAAAGTCGATCCCGAATACGGCAACGCCCATCACCTGATGGGATGGATCCACCTGGCGCAGGAGCGCTACTCTCAGGCCGCGGCCAGTCTGACCTGGGCCTTCGAGCGCACTCCGCCCCAGTTCGGATGGAGCTTTCACGGCATCCTGGAAGCCGACCTGCCTGCTCTCTATTACTCGGGCGTGGCCTACCAGAAGCTGGGGAAGAACAACCTGGCCAGCATGATTTTCAACCAGGTCATCAAGCGCTGCCGCGACCTGCGTCGGGCCTGGAAGGGCAAGAACCGTCCGGCCCTGGACGTCGTCCAGACCCACACTTACGAGGGCCTGGCCCTTTGCCGTCTGGGCGATTACGAGGATTGCCTGGAGACGGTGCATAGGGTTCCGCCCGAGATCTCCCGCTACTACGAACTGTCCCAGCACCTGGCCCGCATTTACGCCCTGCTCGACCGTCCCCAGGAATCGCTCGACTGGCTTGAAAAGTCCATCCAGGCGGGCAACCGTCAATTCCAGCATCTTCGCGACAATCCGGACTTCGACAAGCTGCGCACGCAGCCCCGTTTCCGCCGCCTGGTCGAGATCCCCGACTCCTCCCCACGCGCCGGCCGCTAA
- a CDS encoding ring-cleaving dioxygenase encodes MTLDRRDFIFLAAGTIAAHESLPWGRAATTSADPRILSLQLVSGATVAEMKEFYQGLLGLAVTDQDDRRLTVQAGKTPITFTHRDDGLRRPFYHFAFNIPENKVVASRDWQRERTPLMTIPSRLRDPDYPDDVVHFRNWNAHSVFFLDPAGNVVEYIGRHDLDNAASGSFSSKDILYASEIGLVVDDVPRAAGQVGKLAGVSEYRGRSDVFTAMGDEGGLLLVMKRGRNLNFDSSSQEMAAGIFPTEVRVKGPRAGRFSFPDYPYHLAVEE; translated from the coding sequence ATGACACTGGACCGACGCGACTTCATTTTTCTAGCCGCCGGCACCATCGCGGCTCACGAAAGTCTTCCTTGGGGCCGGGCGGCGACGACCTCGGCCGATCCCCGCATCTTAAGCCTCCAACTGGTCAGCGGGGCCACGGTGGCCGAGATGAAGGAGTTCTATCAAGGGCTCCTGGGCCTGGCGGTGACCGATCAGGACGACCGCCGTCTGACGGTGCAGGCCGGCAAGACCCCCATCACCTTCACGCACCGGGATGACGGTTTGCGGCGGCCCTTCTATCACTTCGCCTTCAACATCCCCGAGAACAAGGTGGTGGCATCACGCGACTGGCAACGAGAGCGGACGCCGCTTATGACAATCCCCTCCCGCTTAAGGGATCCCGACTATCCCGACGACGTGGTCCATTTCAGGAACTGGAACGCCCACTCGGTCTTCTTCCTGGATCCCGCGGGCAACGTGGTCGAGTACATCGGCCGCCACGACCTCGACAACGCCGCCTCGGGAAGCTTCAGCAGCAAGGACATCCTCTACGCCAGCGAAATCGGCCTGGTCGTCGACGACGTGCCCCGGGCCGCCGGGCAGGTGGGAAAGCTGGCGGGCGTCAGCGAGTATCGGGGACGCAGCGACGTCTTTACGGCCATGGGGGACGAGGGCGGTCTGCTGCTGGTGATGAAGCGCGGCCGAAACCTCAACTTCGACTCCTCCTCGCAAGAAATGGCGGCGGGAATCTTTCCCACAGAGGTCCGTGTCAAGGGTCCCCGCGCGGGACGCTTTTCCTTCCCCGACTACCCTTATCACCTGGCGGTCGAGGAGTAG
- a CDS encoding BglII/BstYI family type II restriction endonuclease: protein MSTEVCVLEKKQANGAARVRELIDATFGQYPEWVQSKTGDIDWVKRLRYNESIVSRIGVEIQVSGRSDLLVRDIIHIRNKLHDSHIDIGVIVVPSDQFEYYLTDRVANFSHALRYVEEELREAQSYPIILIGIEHDGYSAQPLPKKRTNRGKK, encoded by the coding sequence ATGTCGACCGAGGTCTGCGTGCTGGAAAAGAAGCAGGCTAACGGGGCAGCTCGGGTGCGGGAATTGATCGACGCGACGTTCGGTCAATACCCGGAATGGGTTCAATCAAAGACAGGAGACATCGACTGGGTGAAGCGGCTGCGCTACAACGAGAGCATCGTTTCCAGGATCGGCGTCGAAATCCAAGTCTCGGGAAGAAGCGATCTGCTGGTGCGCGACATCATTCATATCCGCAACAAGCTGCACGACAGCCACATCGACATCGGGGTGATCGTCGTTCCGTCTGATCAGTTCGAATACTATCTGACCGATCGCGTCGCCAACTTCAGCCACGCCCTTCGCTACGTCGAAGAAGAACTCCGCGAGGCCCAGTCCTACCCCATCATCCTCATCGGCATCGAGCACGACGGCTATTCGGCACAACCCCTCCCAAAGAAACGAACCAATAGGGGGAAAAAGTAG
- a CDS encoding iron-sulfur cluster assembly accessory protein: MQVSESAAYRIREGLKKEGLPESGGMRLGVKGGGCAGLNYVMRFEQEQKPADAVFEAHGARVFVDMKSLLFLKGMTLDWAGDFMQQGFQFQNPNAQETCSCGMSFQV; encoded by the coding sequence GTGCAAGTTTCCGAATCGGCCGCCTACCGCATTCGCGAGGGGCTCAAGAAAGAAGGCCTGCCCGAGAGCGGCGGGATGCGCCTGGGAGTCAAAGGCGGGGGATGCGCCGGACTCAACTACGTCATGCGCTTCGAGCAGGAGCAAAAGCCTGCCGACGCCGTCTTCGAAGCCCACGGCGCCCGCGTCTTCGTCGACATGAAAAGCCTGCTCTTCCTCAAGGGCATGACCCTCGACTGGGCCGGCGACTTCATGCAGCAGGGCTTCCAGTTCCAAAACCCCAACGCCCAAGAAACCTGCTCCTGCGGCATGAGCTTCCAGGTCTAA